In a single window of the Trichoderma breve strain T069 chromosome 6, whole genome shotgun sequence genome:
- a CDS encoding ubiquitin-conjugating enzyme domain-containing protein, with amino-acid sequence MSSRDRRIMKELQDLTEDKDTSGIHAALEQEGSLTALKGWFFGPGNTPYAGGKFVIHIQLPTDYPFKPPKMKFETRIWHPNVSSQTGVICLDTLNKNWSPVQTIKTALLSVRMLLENPNPSDPQDGEVARMLLDNPDSFVQMAHEWAVRHAGAPRQRNLDLTIFRSLARPTTAVDASRYHGYKPVLVEQFTAMGFDLDNVVATLEFFRIDKFHENLPPSRMSDVTTRLLGEQP; translated from the exons ATGTCTAGCAGAGATCGCCGTATAATGAAGGAGCTGCAGGATCTGaccgaggacaaggacacTTCCGGCATTCATGCTGCCTTGGAACAAGAGGGCTCGTTGACCGCTCTCAAGGGCTGGTTCTTTGGCCCTGGAAATACGCCGTACGCTGGTGGCAAATTCGTGATTCACATTCAGCTTCCCACCGACTACCCCTTCAAGCCACCCAAGATGAAGTTTGAGACTAGGATCTGGCATCCTAATGTCAGCAGTCAGACG GGCGTCATTTGTCTCGATACCCTCAACAAGAACTGGTCCCCTGTCCAAACGATCAAGACGGCTCTCCTCTCCGTCCGAATGCTTCTCGAAAACCCAAACCCCTCAGATCCACAGGACGGCGAAGTTGCACGGATGCTGCTCGACAATCCCGACTCATTTGTGCAGATGGCTCACGAGTGGGCAGTCAGGCACGCTGGTGCGCCGCGACAGCGAAACCTCGACCTAACTATATTCAGAAGCCTGGCCAGACCAACAACTGCTGTCGATGCGAGCCG GTACCATGGATACAAGCCAGTCTTGGTCGAACAGTTTACGGCAATGGGATTTGACCTCGATAATGTGGTGGCAACTCTCGAGTTTTTCCGCATCGACAAATTCCATGAAAACCTACCTCCGTCTCGCATGTCGGACGTAACAACTCGACTTCTTGGTGAGCAGCCTTAG